From the Solanum pennellii chromosome 4, SPENNV200 genome, one window contains:
- the LOC107016973 gene encoding uncharacterized protein LOC107016973 has translation MASDDHTGQTTLDWSVVRGVVQVAELLLQEGGRLNAANMDGYQESRKLKTQLLMVQHHLVLLQVLNQTQKFPIFYELNDVRPSTKWKQSFIDEVKMTFRAVYQVKKGEFLEALVGNDQASRLLKSLYGLKQASRKWNIKLTTTLIDSGFIQITRDYSLFTKRKENKLVVVLIYVDDLLMTGSDYSMIHETKTVLQHAFKIKDLRELRYFLGLEFARSEAGILIHQRKYTLELLADMGLSGAKPVSTPMELNLKLTTTEFDSHINPAHIDTLLEDPTSYQRLIGRLLYLTTTRPDISFAVQCLSQFMHAPKASHMDAALRLVRYLKTAPGLGILMSSTGGNNLQVFCDADWGSCINSRRSITRYLIKYGDSPVSWKSKKQVTVSRSSTEAEYRAMASTVAEVVWTVGLFQELGVVISLPVPVYSDSTAALQIAANSMLHERTKHFDID, from the exons ATGGCTAGTGATG ATCATACAGGGCAAACAACATTGGACTGGAGTGTTGTTCGAGGAGTAGTGCAAGTTGCTGAGCTCTTACTACAAGAGGGTGGTCGTCTAAATGCAGCTAATATGGATGGTTATCAG GAGAGTCGGAAACTTAAAACGCAGTTGCTAATGGTCCAGCATCACTTGGTTCTTCTACAAGTTCTGAACCAGACACAAAAATTTCCAATTTTCTATGAACTGAACGATGTACGGCCTTCCACAAAATGGAAGCA ATCTTTTATTGATGAAGTAAAGATGACTTTCCGTGCAGTTTATCAAGTTAAGAAAGGTGAATTTCTTGAAGCTCTG GTAGGCAATGATCAAGCATCTAGATTGTTGAAGTCTCTctatggtcttaaacaagctTCAAGAAAGTGGAACATTAAACTCACCACTACCTTGATTGATTCAGGCTTCATACAGATCACTAGAGACTATTCTTTGTTTACTAAGAGGAAGGAAAATAAACTGGTGGTTGTATTGATTTATGTAGATGATTTACTGATGACAGGAAGTGATTACAGTATGATTCATGAAACCAAGACAGTCTTGCAACATGCATTCAAGATTAAAGACCTAAGGGAACTAAGGTACTTCCTTGGGTTGGAGTTTGCTAGAAGTGAAGCTGGGATTCTTATACATCAGAGGAAGTACACTTTGGAGTTATTAGCAGACATGGGACTATCAGGTGCTAAACCAGTGTCAACACCTATGGAGCTGAATCTAAAACTCACTACCACAGAGTTTGATTCTCACATAAATCCTGCACATATTGATACACTCCTTGAAGACCCTACAAGCTATCAAAGGTTGATTGGGAGGTTGTTGTATCTCACAACCACTAGGCCAGACATATCATTTGCAGTTCAATGTTTGAGTCAGTTCATGCATGCACCAAAGGCCTCACATATGGATGCAGCACTCAGATTGGTGAGGTATTTGAAGACAGCACCAGGTCTAGGAATTCTAATGTCATCTACTGGTGGAAATAATTTGCAGGTGTTTTGTGATGCTGATTGGGGTTCATGTATCAACAGCAGAAGGTCAATCACTAGATACTTAATCAAATATGGAGATTCTCCTGTCTCATGGAAGTCCAAGAAGCAGGTTACAGTCTCTAGAAGCTCAACTGAGGCTGAGTACAGAGCCATGGCCTCAACTGTTGCAGAAGTTGTTTGGACTGTTGGTTTGTTTCAGGAGTTAGGTGTTGTCATCTCCCTACCAGTACCTGTTTATTCAGATAGTACTGCAGCATTACAAATTGCAGCCAATTCTATGTTACATGAGAGAACAAAACACTTTGACATTGACTGA
- the LOC107017637 gene encoding zinc finger CCCH domain-containing protein 55-like, producing MGENAKKRKSLWDAEEESPPKYEEWGPPKPENSWQSKSRSGWSSGDNVTGTEDLRKDNYHYKSMSPAFERRERRNNSHSPDNGRAQSHRYVGRARSRSRGRGEGRSRSRSRGRDKFRTRSRSRSRDRGSMRVQNRSRSPHNTKRDPYASGDRRASLHTSSHVCRNFAAGNCRRGSDCRFIHLDSASHRDEGHSEDNLSERLGSRPERGHISRYNDSEGPGYQSRDMLPDMHHLEDELNRNRSRGTITCRNFVKSNCRWGASCRFSHDGASGDNYDKGTRSTSFDHGQDNQATRTGKSLCEYFAAGKCYKDNCEFSHDATSRNHEIRPLDDIGEQVHQMESCPASMIKKLEEGLQEAQLQSVLNPSGPSGMLPSNPISSLVHALYGQTNPEMRVLDNYHPPDGLELNTSGNFKLPPDNSFYLDRDSIKVPMDQVIQTSTVDPELGNNDQIDEVKQQENELVEVDGKDKLAPGESKDVQENDHPGAMNLHGKVEEGSGNKDEKVMRLFKNALIEFVKEILKPIWKEGKMSREVHKTIVKKVVDKVTGAIQGEQVPKTQEKIEQYLSHSKPKITKLVQAYVERLLKNEA from the exons ATGGGTGAAAATGCAAAAAAGCGCAAGTCTTTGTGGGATGCTGAAGAAGAGAGTCCACCGAAATATGAGGAGTGGGGACCTCCAAAACCTGAAAATTCATGGCAGTCCAAAAGTAGATCAGGTTGGTCGTCTGGGGACAATGTTACAGGAACTGAAGATTTGAGGAAGGATAACTATCATTACAAGAGCATGTCTCCAGCTTTTGAAAGGCGGGAAAGGCGAAACAATAGCCACTCTCCAGATAATGGTCGGGCCCAGTCTCACAG ATACGTCGGCAGAGCCAGGAGCAGGAGCCGGGGAAGGGGAGAAGGTAGGAGCAGGAGTCGCAGCAGGGGACGGGACAAGTTTAGGACCAGGAGCAGAAGCAGGAGCCGGGACAGGGGTAGTATGAGAGTTCAGAATAGGAGTCGTAGTCCTCATAATACTAAACGTGATCCATATGCATCAGGTGATAGAAGAGCTAGCCTTCATACATCTTCCCATGTATGCAGAAATTTTGCAGCGGGGAATTGTAGGAGAGGCAGTGATTGCAGGTTCATTCATCTAGATTCTGCCAGTCATAGGGATGAAGGTCATTCAGAGGACAACTTGTCAGAAAGATTGGGTAGTCGACCTGAGCGTGGGCATATCTCAAGGTATAATGATAGTGAAGGTCCTGGGTACCAATCAAGGGACATGCTTCCTGATATGCATCATTTGGAGGATGAGCTGAACAGAAATCGGAGTAGAGGTACAATTACTTGCAGGAATTTTGTGAAAAGCAACTGTCGCTGGGGTGCATCATGCAGATTTTCTCATGATGGTGCCTCAGGTGATAACTATGACAAGGGCACTCGGAGTACATCCTTTGATCATGGTCAGGACAATCAAGCAACCAGAACCGGGAAATCACTTTGTGAGTACTTTGCTGCAGGAAAGTGCTACAAGGATAATTGTGAATTCTCTCACGATGCCACATCAAGAAATCATGAAATTAGGCCCTTAGATGACATTGGTGAGCAAGTACATCAAATGGAATCCTGTCCAGCATCTATGATAAAGAAATTAGAGGAAGGACTGCAAGAAGCCCAACTACAAAGTGTCTTAAATCCCTCTGGTCCTTCTGGAATGCTACCTTCAAATCCCATTTCTTCACTTGTTCATGCTCTATATGGTCAGACCAATCCTGAGATGAGGGTTCTAGATAACTATCATCCTCCAGATGGCTTAGAGCTGAATACATCTGGCAACTTTAAGTTGCCCCCGGACAATTCATTCTATTTGGATAGAGATAGTATTAAGGTTCCCATGGACCAAGTGATTCAAACATCTACTGTTGATCCTGAACTTGGAAATAATGATCAAATTGATGAAGTGAAGCAGCAGGAGAATGAATTAGTTGAAGTTGATGGAAAGGATAAATTAGCTCCGGGGGAGTCCAAGGATGTGCAAGAAAATGATCATCCAGGAGCTATGAATCTGCATGGAAAGGTTGAGGAGGGAAGCGGTAACAAAGATGAAAAGGTGATGCGATTATTCAAAAACGCTCTAATAGAGTTCGTCAAGGAGATCCTAAAACCCATTTGGAAAGAAGGTAAGATGAGCAGAGAAGTTCATAAAACAATTGTTAAGAAGGTGGTTGATAAGGTGACTGGTGCGATTCAAGGAGAACAAGTCCCTAAGACGCAAGAGAAGATAGAGCAATATCTGTCCCATTCAAAGCCTAAAATTACCAAACTTGTACAG